In Paracoccus contaminans, the genomic stretch GAGCGATGCCGATCTCAAGTCCTTCCTGTCCGATCAGGCGCAGGCCAACCTGCGCGATCAGGTGCTGCGCAATCCCGACCTGATCGGGCAGGTGGTCACGACCCCGGCGCTGACCTCATCGCGCATCGACGGGTTCTTCAAGGGCCGCGTCACCGAGGAAAGCGCCGCATCCGACATCAAGACCAGCCCTGCGCAGATCGCGCTGGCGCGCGCCATGGCCGCCGACGGATCGCTGGTGACGCGCTTCAACGCGGACTTCATCACCAATCCCGACAGCTCGGAAACGCGCCCCGAGGCGGCGGGCCTGGGCGTGGCGATCCTCGGCTCGTTCTACATGATGCTGATCGTGCTGGTGCTGGCGCTGCCCATCGGGGTGGCTGCCTCGATCTATCTCGAGGAATTCGCCCCCAAGAACCGGCTGACCGACATCATCGAGGTGAACATCGCCAATCTCGCGGCCGTTCCCTCGATCGTTTACGGGATCCTCGGCCTGGCGGCCTTCATCAACTTCATGGGGCTGCCGCGATCGGCGCCCATCGTGGGGGGGCTGGTGCTGACACTGATGACGCTGCCCACGATCATCATCGCGACGCGCGCCGCGCTCAAGGCGGTGCCCCCCTCGATCCGCGACGCGGCGCTGGGCGTCGGCGCAAGCCGGATGCAGACGGTGTTCCACCATGTCCTGCCGCTTGCGATGCCGGGGGTGCTGACCGGGACGATCATCGGCCTCGCCCATGCCCTGGGTGAGACGGCCCCGCTGCTGCTGATCGGGATGGTGGCTTTTGTCCGCGAATACCCCTCGGCCCCGCCCGCAGGTTTCTTCGATCCCGCCTCGGCCCTGCCGGTGCAGGTCTATAACTGGACACGCCGCGCCGATCCGGCCTTCTTCGAGCGCGCTTCGGGTGCCATCATCGTGCTGCTGGTGTTCCTGCTGGCAATGAACCTGCTCGCGATCTACCTGCGCCGCAAGTTCGAACGGCGCTGGTAAGCAAACAAGGGAACGGCAAAATGAACGACATGCGACTGGCGGAGAGAACCGTGGACACCGACGCGAAGGCAATCAAGTTCCAGTGCCGCGACGTTCAGGTCTGGTATGGCGAAAAGCACGCGATCAAGGATGTGAATGTCGATCTGCTGGACAAGACGGTGACGGCGTTCATCGGTCCGTCTGGCTGCGGCAAGTCCACCTTCCTGCGCTGCCTGAACCGGATGAACGACACCATCCCTGTTGCGCGCATCGCGGGCAGGATGCTGCTGGACGGCGAGGACATCTATGACCGCCGCGTCGATCCCGTCCAGCTGCGCGCGCAGGTGGGCATGGTGTTCCAGAAGCCCAACCCCTTCCCCAAGTCGATCTATGACAACGTTGCCTATGGGGCGCGCATTCACGGCCTGGCCCGCAGCAAGGCCGACCTGGACGGGATCGTCGAAAAGGCCCTGCGCGGCGCGGCCCTGTGGGACGAGGTCAAGGACCGCCTGGGCGAAACCGGAACCGGCCTTTCGGGCGGCCAGCAGCAGCGCCTGTGCATCGCCCGCGCGGTGGCAACCTCGCCCGAGGTCCTTCTGATGGATGAGCCCTGTTCGGCCCTTGACCCCATCGCCACCGCCCAGGTGGAAGAGCTGATCGACGAGCTGCGTTCGCATTTTTCGGTGGTGATCGTCACCCATTCGATGCAGCAGGCCGCCCGCGTCAGCCAGAAGACCGCTTTTTTCCACCTCGGCAACCTGGTCGAATACGGCAACACCGACGACATCTTCACGCGCCCGCAGGACCCGCGGACGGAAAGCTACATCAGCGGCCGCATCGGTTGAGCCGCCACCACCTGGGGGAAACACCCATGTCGACATCGGACCGCCACATCGCCTCGGCCTTTGACCGGGATCTTGAAACCGTCCAGGCGCTTGTCATCAAGATGGGCGGTCTGGTCGAGACTGCCATCGTGGATGCGGCCACCGCGCTTGAGGCGCGCGATGACGAGCTGGCCGAGGATGTGCGCCGCCGCGACCGCGCGGTCGATGCGCTCGAGGCGCAGGTGAACGAGGAGGCGGCCCGGCTGATCGCCCTGCGCGCGCCCAACGCCACCGATCTGCGCGTCGTGCTGACCGTCATCAAGATTGCGGGCAGCCTGGAACGGGTCGGCGATTACGCCAAGAACATCGCCAAGCGGACCAATGTGCTGGCGCATATGCCGGTGATCGATGGCGCGGGCATGGCGCTGCGGCGGATGTCGAGCACCGTCGAGAAGATGATGAAGGATGCGCTGGACAGCTATGTCCACCGCGACGCGGCGCTGGCTGCCGATGTGCGGGCGCGCGATCTGGAAGTGGACCAGATGTATAACGCGCTGTTCCGCGAATTCCTCACCTACATGATGGAGGATCCGCGCAACATCACCACCTGCATGCATCTGCATTTCATCGCCAAGAACATCGAGCGGATGGGCGATCACGCGACCTCGATCGCCGAGCAGGTGCTGTATCTCGTCTCGGGCGCGCTGCCCGAAGAGCCGCGGCCCAAAAGCGAGAGCGTCATCCGCCCCTCCATCCCGAGCGAGCCGGGGGGCGCGGCGGCTGACCGGGGGGCCATGGGATGAGCGCGCAGCAACCCTGCGTGCTGCTGGTCGAGGACGAGGGCGTTCAACGCGAAGTCCTGACCTACAACCTTGATGCCGAGGGCTTCCGCGTGGTGTCGGCCGAAACGGGGGATGAGGCGCTGCTGCTGGTGGCCGAGGAATCCCCCGATCTGGTCCTGCTCGACTGGATGCTGCCCAATGTCTCGGGGATCGAGATCTGCCGCCGCATCAAGGCAGACCCGGAAAGCCGGCACATTCCGATCATCATGCTGTCTGCCCGTTCGGACGAGGATGACCGGGTGCGGGGGCTGGAAACCGGGGCGGATGACTATGTCGTCAAGCCCTATTCGGTGATCGAGCTGATGGCGCGGGTCCGCACCCAGCTGCGCCGCTCGCGCCCCACCACGATGGGCGAGCGGCTGAGTTTCCAAGACATCATCCTTGATTCGGGCGAACACCGGGTCTTCCGCGACGGCCGCGCCCTGCATCTGGGCCCGACCGAGTTCCGTCTGCTTTCCACGCTGATGGAACGCCCCGGCCGCGTCTGGACACGTGAGCAGTTGCTGGACCGCGTCTGGGGGCGCGACATCTATGTGGACAGCCGCACCATTGATGTTCATGTCGGCCGGCTGCGCAAGGCGCTGATGACGAATGGCGGTGTGAACCCGATCCGCACCGTCCGCGGCACCGGCTACGCCCTGGGATAAGGCGCGGCGCATCCGCGTTGCATCCCTTGGGCACGCAGGCCGGGCAGGGGACAAGCGATCCAGGCCCTGCAGGCAGGCCGCAGGCGCGGCATGGGCGCAGGACGGGCAAAGCGCAGCAGCACGCCCAAAGCCCCGCATCTTCGCAGGTGGGATGCAGCTTCTGCTGCATCCGCTTGATCCGGGCGCCTCATCTCACAGGGGCGCCTCGGCGTGACGCGGCATGGGCAAAAGCGCGGAGCATCGGCCGCAATGGGGCGGCGTCTTGCTAGCCGCGGGATCAAGATCGGCCGAATCAGGCAGCGCATGTAACGCCGTCGCCTGAGCAGGGCAGTTCTGATCTGCACCGGTCCTTTGCAACAGGCTTGCGTTCCGTTTGCGGGGATCAATGCATCGAACGGCCCGGCGCCAAGGCGCGGCCGCCGTCAGCAGCCAGGAAAGGCGCTATCGCCAGACCGGCGGAGCAATGCAAACGCGCTTTTATCATGGCCCGCTCGTGGCGGGCCAGTCGTCGGCGCCTTTGCCCAAGGCAGCTTGCGCCGCCCTGGCCTTCCATGGCCAAGGATCGGCGGCCCCGCGCCTTCGGAGCCTGCCTCATGCGCGTCGCTGCGCGCCTGCGGCAAGCAAGGGGCCGGCCCGCAAGGACCGGCCCCTCGGCCTGTGCTTTGGAAAAAAGGCGATCAGGCGCCGCGCAGGGTCTTGGCGACCTCGGCGGCAAAGTCTTCTTCTTTCTTCTCGATGCCCTCGCCGACAGCGACACGGGCATAGCCGGTCACCTGAAGGCCCGCGTCCTTGGCGGCCTGGGCCACGGTCACGTCGGGGTTGATGACGAATTTCTGCCCCAGCAGCGTCACTTCCTCGAAGAACTTGGCCATCCGGCCGACGATCATCTTTTCGATGACCGCATCGGGCTTGCCCGATTCGCGCGCCTGTTCGGTCAGGACGGATTTCTCGCGCTCGATCAGCGCCGGGTCCAGATCGGCCTCGGACAGCGAGGCGGGCGAGGTCGCGGCGATATGCATGGCGATCTGCTTGCCGATTTCCTGCGCCTTGGCAGCATCGCCCTTCAGCGCCACCAGCACGCCGATCTTGCCCATGTTGGGGGCGGCGGCGTTGTGGACATAGGACACCACCGTCTCGCCCGTGGTGGCGACCATGCGGCGCAGCGTCATGTTTTCGCCGATACGGGCGATGGCGTCAGTCAGCACTTCGGTGACCGGCTTGCCGTTCAGCTGCGCGCTGTTCAGCTCCTCGACCGAATCGACATCCAGCGCCGCTTCCGCGATGGCGCGGACCATCGACTGGAACTCTTCGTTCTTGCCCACGAAGTCGGTTTCCGAGTTCACCTCGACGGCCACGCCCTTGCCGTCCTGGACAGCCACGGCAACCAGCCCTTCGGCGGCGACACGGCCGGATTTCTTGGCGGCCTTGGCCAGACCCTTGGTGCGCAGCCAATCGACGGCGGCCTCCATGTCGCCCGAGGTTTCCTCAAGCGCCTTCTTGGCGTCCATCATCCCCGCGCCGGTCGATTCGCGCAGCTCTTTCACCATCGCGGCCGTGATAGCCATGGTCTTCTCCTTGTTGTCCAATGCGTCAGGCGGGGATTAGCCCCGCCTGATGAAAGTCCCGTGATGGCGCGGCTCAGGCGTCGGCTGTCTCGTCGGCCGTCTCGAAGCCGTCAAGATCCTCGGCCGGGGCCTCGGTCAGTGCGCCCAGATCGACACCCGCCGCCCCCATCTGGGCCGACATGCCGTCCAGCGCCGCACGGGCCACCAGATCGCAGTAAAGGGCAATGGCGCGCGCCGCGTCGTCATTGCCGGGGATGACATGGTCGATCCCCTTGGGCGAGCAGTTGGTGTCGACCACGGCGACAACCGGGATGCCCAGCTTGTTGGCCTCCTGCACCGCCAGGTCTTCCTTGTTCACGTCGATCACGAACAGCAGGTCGGGCAGGCCGCCCATGTCGCGGATGCCGCCCAGGCTGGCCTGCAGCTTGGCCTGCTCGCGCTCGATCCCCAGGCGTTCCTTCTTGGTCAGCCCCTCGGCGCCCGAGGCCATCGCCTCGTCGATCGCCTTGAGCCGCTGGATCGACTGGGACACCGTTTTCCAGTTGGTCAGCGTGCCGCCCAGCCAGCGGTGGTTCATGTAGAACTGCGCCGATTTCTCGGCCGCGTCGGCAACGGCCTTCTGCGCCTGCCGCTTGGTGCCGACGAACAGCACGCGCCCGCCCTTGGCAACGGTGTCGCGGATCGTCTGCAGGGCCTGGTCCAGCAGCGGGACCGTCTGGGTCAGGTCCAGGATGTGGATGCCGTTGCGTTCGCCGTAGATGTATTCCGCCATCCGCGGGTTCCAGCGCTGGGTCTGGTGGCCATAGTGAACGCCAGCTTCCAGCAGCTGACGCATGGAGTAATCGGGAAGCGCCATGCCTTTTCCTTTCCGGTTTGCGCCTGGGGCAGGGGTTTCAGGGATCGGCACGATCCCCAACCGGTGGACCTGAACGGATGTCTCCCGCCCAAGGCCCGCCCCCGCCTGTGAAGTGCGCGCCAGATAGGCGCTGGCGCGCGCCGATGCAAGGGGGAACGGACGGCCGGCGGCTGGGGCTGCAGGCCGGTGGAGCGCGCTGTGGCCATCAGGGCAGGGTCCTTGGGGCGAGCTCAGGGGCCATGCGCATGGTGCTGCACCTTGTCCGGGGCAGGGGCGCGGAACGATCATGGCGCCCTAGGCAGACCCGTTGCCGGCGTCAGTCGGCATGATCGACTGATTGGGGATTGACCCTGTCCCGTCTCAACGACTATCTGGTCCGCGATGCGCCCGTAGCTCAGCTGGATAGAGCGCCACCCTCCGAAGGTGGAGGCCACACGTTCGAATCGTGTCGGGCGCGCCATCCCCATTTGCCATGGCCCTTCTCGCCGCCCGGTCCTTGCCGGGGCTGGCCGATCATCAGTCATTATCCCCAGCCACAGCACCGTGCCGGCGGCATGCCCGCAGGCTGGGCTGGCCCTGGTTCCCGCAAGACTGCCCCGCCATGCGCTGTTGCGGCGGGGGTGCCGTCGATCAAGCGGGTGGTCAGGTGCTTACCGTCCGGGCCGGGGCCATCCTCGCTGTGCCAGCACCGCCCGCCTTGGCCGGCGGATGATCTGGCTGCGCTTCAGCTGACAGGGCGGCGCGGGCTGGCTTCCTTGCCCTGGCGCCGGCTGATGAAGGCCAGGGCGGGCAAGCTGTTCCCTTGCCGCGGCGCAGCCTGCCCGCCGCAAGGAACGATCTCTGCCGCGCGGCGGAACGCCTGCCGGCCCCGATGCGGGCGGACGGCTCAGCGCCGCAGCCGCGCGATCAGGGACGAGGTGTCCCAGCGCCCGCCGCCCATGCCCTGAACGTCCTTGTAGAACTGATCAACCAGGGCGGTAACGGGCAGGGCTGCGCCGTTCTCGTCTGCGGCCGCCAGACAGATGCCCAGATCCTTGCGCATCCAGTCCACCGCAAAGCCGAAGTCGAACCGGCCCTCGGCCATCGTGGCGTGGCGGTTCTGCATCTGCCAGCTGCCGGCGGCACCCTGGCTGATGACCTCGACCACGGCCGGGATCGACAGGCCGGCACGCTCGGCGAAGTTCAGCGATTCGGCCAGCCCCTGGACCAGCCCGGCAATGGCGATCTGGTTGGCCATCTTGGCCAGTTGCCCTGCGCCGCTATCGCCCATGCGGCGGCAGATACGGGCATAGGCGGCGATCACCGGCTCGGCCGCGGCATAGTCGGCCTCGGTCCCCCCGCACATCACCGAAAGCTGCCCGTTCTCG encodes the following:
- the pstA gene encoding phosphate ABC transporter permease PstA, which encodes MSDTASPLPQPVGSPSGGSARQAHKSLLVPDARTRRRNAAETRFRAYGIIAIAIAIAALAWLLFSIFSGGASAFRQTYATIPVRLDAAVVDPKGNRNLDEMAKVLTLSYGKLLLDGMKDYVASKNIQIEGLSDADLKSFLSDQAQANLRDQVLRNPDLIGQVVTTPALTSSRIDGFFKGRVTEESAASDIKTSPAQIALARAMAADGSLVTRFNADFITNPDSSETRPEAAGLGVAILGSFYMMLIVLVLALPIGVAASIYLEEFAPKNRLTDIIEVNIANLAAVPSIVYGILGLAAFINFMGLPRSAPIVGGLVLTLMTLPTIIIATRAALKAVPPSIRDAALGVGASRMQTVFHHVLPLAMPGVLTGTIIGLAHALGETAPLLLIGMVAFVREYPSAPPAGFFDPASALPVQVYNWTRRADPAFFERASGAIIVLLVFLLAMNLLAIYLRRKFERRW
- the rpsB gene encoding 30S ribosomal protein S2 — encoded protein: MALPDYSMRQLLEAGVHYGHQTQRWNPRMAEYIYGERNGIHILDLTQTVPLLDQALQTIRDTVAKGGRVLFVGTKRQAQKAVADAAEKSAQFYMNHRWLGGTLTNWKTVSQSIQRLKAIDEAMASGAEGLTKKERLGIEREQAKLQASLGGIRDMGGLPDLLFVIDVNKEDLAVQEANKLGIPVVAVVDTNCSPKGIDHVIPGNDDAARAIALYCDLVARAALDGMSAQMGAAGVDLGALTEAPAEDLDGFETADETADA
- the phoB gene encoding phosphate regulon transcriptional regulator PhoB translates to MSAQQPCVLLVEDEGVQREVLTYNLDAEGFRVVSAETGDEALLLVAEESPDLVLLDWMLPNVSGIEICRRIKADPESRHIPIIMLSARSDEDDRVRGLETGADDYVVKPYSVIELMARVRTQLRRSRPTTMGERLSFQDIILDSGEHRVFRDGRALHLGPTEFRLLSTLMERPGRVWTREQLLDRVWGRDIYVDSRTIDVHVGRLRKALMTNGGVNPIRTVRGTGYALG
- a CDS encoding NAD(P)-dependent oxidoreductase, with protein sequence MARVAFVGLGVMGFPMAGHLAAAGHAVAVYNRTPAKAAAWVGLHGGTAAAAPREAAQGADFVMACVGNDDDLRQVCLGDDGAFSGMRAGAIFVDHTTVSARVTRALSDTAREQGLGFVDAPVSGGQAGAENGQLSVMCGGTEADYAAAEPVIAAYARICRRMGDSGAGQLAKMANQIAIAGLVQGLAESLNFAERAGLSIPAVVEVISQGAAGSWQMQNRHATMAEGRFDFGFAVDWMRKDLGICLAAADENGAALPVTALVDQFYKDVQGMGGGRWDTSSLIARLRR
- the tsf gene encoding translation elongation factor Ts codes for the protein MAITAAMVKELRESTGAGMMDAKKALEETSGDMEAAVDWLRTKGLAKAAKKSGRVAAEGLVAVAVQDGKGVAVEVNSETDFVGKNEEFQSMVRAIAEAALDVDSVEELNSAQLNGKPVTEVLTDAIARIGENMTLRRMVATTGETVVSYVHNAAAPNMGKIGVLVALKGDAAKAQEIGKQIAMHIAATSPASLSEADLDPALIEREKSVLTEQARESGKPDAVIEKMIVGRMAKFFEEVTLLGQKFVINPDVTVAQAAKDAGLQVTGYARVAVGEGIEKKEEDFAAEVAKTLRGA
- the pstB gene encoding phosphate ABC transporter ATP-binding protein PstB; translation: MNDMRLAERTVDTDAKAIKFQCRDVQVWYGEKHAIKDVNVDLLDKTVTAFIGPSGCGKSTFLRCLNRMNDTIPVARIAGRMLLDGEDIYDRRVDPVQLRAQVGMVFQKPNPFPKSIYDNVAYGARIHGLARSKADLDGIVEKALRGAALWDEVKDRLGETGTGLSGGQQQRLCIARAVATSPEVLLMDEPCSALDPIATAQVEELIDELRSHFSVVIVTHSMQQAARVSQKTAFFHLGNLVEYGNTDDIFTRPQDPRTESYISGRIG
- the phoU gene encoding phosphate signaling complex protein PhoU yields the protein MSTSDRHIASAFDRDLETVQALVIKMGGLVETAIVDAATALEARDDELAEDVRRRDRAVDALEAQVNEEAARLIALRAPNATDLRVVLTVIKIAGSLERVGDYAKNIAKRTNVLAHMPVIDGAGMALRRMSSTVEKMMKDALDSYVHRDAALAADVRARDLEVDQMYNALFREFLTYMMEDPRNITTCMHLHFIAKNIERMGDHATSIAEQVLYLVSGALPEEPRPKSESVIRPSIPSEPGGAAADRGAMG